From the Armatimonadota bacterium genome, one window contains:
- a CDS encoding EAL domain-containing protein, with translation MHQENFAGNGRSSETVLYIAPANGHMRDALRFFLQQSNAQFEEMAGDIFAVSLGPGALDSLCAKLPDFLSDSELRETKSLAMPAGSQPNFSDLMRMEPLSSLIGKLRGDWLDDMTRGQRLTAHFQPIVYADSPDQTFAFEAVLRGVGHNGELILPNRLITAARASDSVGELDSAGVSTALQLATQHQVSDFLFLGFHSDDVKSGEKFAKHVVQTAREVGIQPNTLVMTALNADDAVDWPAMVAMMGMFRNVGLRCALGQMGARAGTLEILRQARPDFVSLNEELCQNVHSDGFKAQSAARLIESARSQGIGTIATGLQSESEWAWMRGNGADFVQGSLFAEAALPPPKPGLIDQGELPMAA, from the coding sequence ATGCATCAAGAGAACTTTGCGGGGAACGGCCGATCGAGCGAGACGGTGCTCTATATTGCGCCGGCCAACGGCCACATGCGCGATGCGCTTCGCTTTTTCTTGCAACAATCAAACGCGCAGTTCGAAGAGATGGCAGGGGATATATTTGCGGTTTCTCTGGGGCCGGGGGCTTTGGATTCGCTCTGTGCTAAACTGCCGGACTTCTTGAGCGATTCGGAACTTCGAGAGACAAAATCGCTCGCAATGCCGGCAGGCTCGCAGCCAAACTTCTCCGATTTAATGCGAATGGAGCCTTTGTCGTCGCTGATCGGCAAACTGCGCGGCGACTGGCTGGACGACATGACCCGCGGACAGCGATTGACGGCGCACTTTCAGCCTATCGTCTATGCCGATTCGCCCGATCAGACGTTCGCGTTCGAAGCCGTTCTGCGAGGTGTCGGTCACAACGGCGAGTTGATCTTGCCCAACCGACTGATCACAGCGGCACGGGCGTCCGATTCCGTTGGCGAGCTAGACTCAGCCGGAGTTTCAACAGCGCTCCAACTGGCGACGCAGCACCAAGTATCAGACTTTCTGTTCCTCGGTTTCCATTCAGACGACGTCAAGAGCGGGGAAAAGTTCGCCAAGCACGTCGTCCAAACGGCGCGAGAGGTCGGCATCCAGCCCAATACGCTGGTGATGACCGCGCTCAACGCGGACGACGCCGTCGATTGGCCGGCCATGGTCGCGATGATGGGGATGTTTCGCAATGTCGGTCTGCGGTGCGCCTTGGGCCAGATGGGCGCCCGTGCGGGCACCCTAGAGATTTTGCGGCAGGCTCGGCCCGACTTTGTGTCGCTCAACGAGGAACTTTGCCAGAACGTCCATTCGGACGGTTTCAAGGCTCAAAGCGCCGCGAGGCTGATCGAATCGGCCCGCTCGCAAGGGATCGGCACGATCGCCACCGGGCTACAATCCGAATCCGAATGGGCCTGGATGCGCGGCAACGGGGCAGACTTCGTGCAAGGATCGCTCTTTGCCGAGGCCGCCCTGCCGCCCCCAAAGCCGGGACTGATCGATCAAGGCGAATTGCCGATGGCCGCCTAA